The window ATCGGCATCGCCGTCGCGATCATCTTCGGCGTCAGCGCCGGGGTCATCGCCGGTATCCGCCGGGGCGGTTTCTTCGACAACGCGACGCTGCTGCTGACCCTGCTGGTGCTCGGCATCCCGACCATCGTGCTGGCCCCGCTCGCGCAGTACTTCCTCGGCGTCAAGCTCGGCTGGTTCCCGCCCACCGCGGGCGCGCAGCCCAGCTTCTACGCCCTCCTGTTGCCCGGCATCGTGCTCGGCTCGCTCTCCCTGGCCACAGCGCTGCGACTGACCCGTACGTCGGTCGCCGAGAACATGCGGTCCGACTACGTACGGACGGCGAAGTCCAAGGGTCTGCCCCAACGCCGCATCGTCGGTGTGCACGTCCTGCGGAACTCGCTGATCCCGGTGGTCACGTTCCTCGGCGTCGAGCTGGGCAACCTGATGAGCGGCGCGATCATCACCGAGGGCGTGTTCAACATCCCCGGCATCGGGTTCAACCTCTTCCGCGGTATCCGTACCGAGGACGGCCCGCTGGTGGTCGGAATCGTCAGCATCCTGGTCGTGGTCTACCTGATCTGCAACCTGGTGGTCGACGTCCTCTACGCCGTACTCGACCCGAGGATCCGCTATGTCTGAGCGGCCACGGACAACCGAGTACCGGTTCGAGCAGCGCGGTGAGCGCGATCAGTACGAGCGCAGCGAGGTGCAGGCATGAGTGACTACGGAACGGTCGCCGCGAGCGAGAACCCGAGCGCGCGGCGCGGGCCCACCGGGGAACCGGGCGCGCCCGGCAAGGTGGAGGTGCTGCACAAGCCGCGCAGCCTCGCCGGTGACGCATGGCGCGACCTGCGCCGCAATCCGATCTTCTGGGTCTCGCTCAGCCTGGTCGTGATCGTCACCCTGATGGCGGCGTTCCCCAGCCTGCTCACCTCGAACGACCCGACCGACTGCACGCTCTCCCGGCAGCACCAGGGTCCGACCGGCGGCGCCATCTTCGGCTACAACTTCCAGGGCTGCGACATCTACGCCCGCTCGGTGTACGGCGCCCGCGCGTCGCTCCTGGTCGGCGCCCTCTCCGCACTGCTCACCGGCATCATCGCCGTGGTGGTCGGGATGCTGGCCGGCTACTTCGGCGGCTGGGTCGACGCGGTGCTGTCCCGGGTCATCGACATCGTCCTGGGCCTCCCGCTGCTGCTCGCCGCGATCGTGCTGCTCAAGCGGATCAGCAGCGACAACCAGTGGGCCCGGATCGCCGCTCTGATCTTCGTACTCGCGATCCTCGGCTGGACCACCGCGGCCCGGGTCATCCGGTCCTCGGTGATCAGCGCGAAGCAGCAGGACTACGTGGCGGCGGCCCGGATGCTCGGCGCCGGCAACGGCCGGATCATGTGGCGTCACATCCTGCCGAACTCGCTCGCCCCGGTGGTCGTGGTGCTCACCATCGCCCTCGGCGCGTTCATCGCCGCCGAGGCCACCCTGTCGTTCCTCGGGATCGGCCTCAAGGAACCGACGATCTCGTGGGGTATGGACATCGACGCCGGCCGGGTGCACATGCGGGAGTCGGCCACCCCGCTGATCGTCCCGTCCACGTTCCTCGCCCTGACGGTGCTCGCGTTCATCATGCTCGGCGACGCCATCCGCGACGCCTTCGACCCGAAGCTGCGGTGATCAAATCATGAGCTACCTTTCGGCCCAGCCCATCGCGGCGCCGTCCGCCCGCGGTGGTGACCACCCGCACCTGCTCGAGGTACGGGACCTGCACGTCCAGTTCAACACCCGCGACGGCGTGGCAAAGGTGATCAACGGCGTCTCGTACCACCTGGACGCCGGGGAGACCCTGGCCGTGCTCGGCGAGTCCGGCTCCGGCAAGTCGGTCACCGCGCAGGCGATCATGGGCATCCTGGACATGCCGCCGGCCGTCATCCCGTCCGGCCAGATCCTGTACGACGGCAGCGACCTGCTCAAGATGCCCGAGGAGCAGCGCCGGCAGGTCCGGGGCAAAGAGATCGCGATGATCTTCCAGGACGCGCTCTCCGCGCTGAACCCGGTCTTCCCGGTCGGCTGGCAGATCGGCGAGACCCTGCGCCAGCGCGAGGGCCTGTCCCGCGCCGACGCCCGCAAGCGCGCCATCGAGCTGATGGAACTGGTCAAGATCCCGGCCGCGAAGCAGCGGGTGGGTGACTACCCGCACCAGTTCTCCGGCGGCATGCGCCAGCGCGTCATGATCGCGATGGCGCTGGCGCTGAACCCTCGGGTGCTGATCGCCGACGAGCCCACCACGGCGCTCGACGTCACCGTGCAGGCCCAGATCATGGACCTCCTCGGTGACCTGCGCCGGGAACTGAACATGGCGATGATCCTGATCACCCACGACCTCGGTGTGGTCGCCGACGTCGCGGACCGGATCGCCGTCATGTACGCCGGCCGGATCGTCGAACACGCCGACGTACATTCGCTGTACTCGCGGCCCGGCCACCCGTACACGAAGGGTCTGCTGGAGTCGATCCCCCGGCTGGACCAGCGGGGCCAGGAGCTCTCCACCATCAAGGGCCTGCCACCGAACCTGATGCGCATCCCCTCGGGCTGCCCCTTCCACCCGCGCTGCCCGTACGCCCAGCAGGTCTGCGTCGATGTCGTGCCCGAGAACCGGAACCTCGGCAACGGCCGGACCAGCGCATGTCACTTTGCCCAGGAGGTCCTCGATGGCCGGCTCTAGCGCAACCAAGGTGCGTGGCGAAACGATCCTGCAGGTCGACAACGTCGTCAAGCACTTCCCGATCACCCAGGGAATCGTCTTCAAGAAGCAGATCGGCGCCGTCAAGGCGGTCGACGGGGTGAGCTTCGAACTGCGCCGTGGTGAGACCCTCGGCGTGGTCGGCGAGTCCGGCTGCGGGAAGTCGACCCTCGCCCGGCTGCTCATGCGGCTGGAGACGCCGACCGGTGGCAGGGCGATCCTGGAGGGGCAGGACATCTTCAAGATGTCCGGCTCCGGCCTTCGGCGGCTGCGTCGCAACGTGCAGATGGTCATGCAGGACCCGTACACGTCGCTGAACCCCCGGATGACGGTCGGCGACATCATCGGCGAGCCGTACGAGATCCACCCCGAGGTGGCCCCGCGCGGTGACCGGAGCCGGCGGGTACGGGAGCTGCTCGACATCGTCGGGCTCAACCCCGAGCACATCAACCGGTACCCGCACCAGTTCTCCGGTGGGCAGCGGCAGCGGATCGGGATCGCCCGGGCGCTGGCCCTGAACCCCGAGGTGATCGTCTGTGACGAGCCGGTGTCGGCGCTGGACGTGTCGATCCAGGCTCAGGTGATCAACCTGCTGGAGAAGCTCCAGGACGAGCTGGGCCTGTCGTACGTGTTCATCGCGCACGACCTGTCCGTGGTCCGGCACATCGCCGACCGGGTCGCCGTGATGTACCTCGGCAAGATCGTGGAGATCGGTACGAACGAGGAGATCTACGAGCGGCCGACCCACCCGTACACCCAGGCACTGCTCTCCGCCGTGCCGGTGCCGGACCCGTCGGCCCGCGCCCACCGGGAGATCATCCGGCTGACCGGGGACGTGCCGTCGCCGGCCGACCCGCCGTCGGGTTGCCGGTTCCGTACCCGGTGCTGGAAGGCCCAGGACATCTGCGCCACCCAGGACCCGCAACTGGTGCTGCGTGCGGTCGACCCGCACCCGTCCGCCTGCCACTTCGCGGAGCTCAAGCAGGTCGTCGCCTGACGTACGGCGGGGCGTGGACGGGGCCTGGGAAGGCCCGTCCACGCCCCGTTTGCACGATCAGTGGAAGAAGTGCCGGGTACCGGTGAAGTACATGGTCAGACCGGCCTGCTGGGCGGCGGCGATGACCTCTTCGTCGCGTACGGAGCCGCCGGGCTGGACCACACCGCGCACCCCGGCGTCGAGCAGGACCTGCAAGCCGTCCGCGAACGGGAAGAAGGCGTCCGAGGCGGCAGCGGCGCCACGGGCCCGGTCGGCACCCGCACGGGAGACCGCCAGCCTGGCCGAGTCCACCCGGTTGACCTGCCCCATGCCCACCCCGACGGTGGCGCCGTCGGCGGCGAGCAGGATCGCGTTGCTCTTCACCGACCGGATCGCCCGCCAGGCGAAGACCAGGTCCCGCAGGAGTTCCGGCGCCGCATTGTCACCGGCGACCAGGCGCCAGTTGGCCGAGTCGTCACCGGGGGCGTCGATCCGGTCCGGCGACTGGGCCAGCACCCCGCCGGTGACCGGCCGCCACTCGACCGACGCCGGCTGCCAGGCCGGCACCCGGAGCAGCCGGATGTTCTTCTTGCCGGCCAGCACCTCGACCGCGCCCTCGGCGAAGTCCGGGGCGACCACCACCTCGGTGAAGATGTCGGCGATCTGCTTGGCCAGCTCGACCGAGACCGGCTGGTTGACCGCGATCACCCCGCCGAACGCCGACACCGGGTCGCACGCGTGCGCCTTGCGGTGCGCGTCGGCCACGTCGACCCCGGTGGCGATGCCGCACGGGTTGGCGTGCTTGATGATCGCGACGACCGGGAGGTCCGGGCCGAAGTCGTTCGCCGCCCGCCAGGCCGCGTCCGCGTCGACGTAGTTGTTGTAGGACATCTCCTTGCCGTGCAACTGCCGTGCCTGCGCCAGCCCGGCCGGGGCCGCCGGGTCCAGGTAGACCGCGGCCCGCTGGTGCGGGTTCTCGCCGTACCGCAGGGTGGCACCGCGGCGCAGGGCGAGCCCGGAGAAGTCCGGCCACTCCCGCTCCGAGGCCAGGTCCCGGGCGAACCACTGCGCCACGGCCACGTCGTACTCGGCGATGTCGGCGAAGGCCCGCGCCGCGAGCGCGCGTCGCTCGCCGAGGGTGAAACCGCCGCCGGCCAGGGCGTCCAGCACCGACGGGTACGCCTGCACCGACGTCACCACCGCCACCGACGCGTGGTTCTTGGCCGCGGCCCGGACCATCGCCGGACCGCCGATGTCGATCTGCTCCACGCAGGCGTCGAAGTCCGCGCCGGAGGCGACCGTCTCGGTGAACGGGTAGAGGTTCGACACCAGTAGGTCGAACGGGGCGATGCCCAGCTCGTCGAGCTGGGCGGTGTGGGTGTCCAGCCGCAGGTCGGCGAGGAGACCGGCGTGCACCTTCGGGTGCAGGGTCTTGACCCGCCCGTCCAGGGTCTCGGGGAAGCCGGTCAGCTCCTCCACCTGGGTAACCGGGATGCCGGCACCGGCGATGGTGGCGGCGGTGCTGCCCGTCGACACGATCTCAACCCCGGCGGCGTGCAGCGCCTGGGCCAACTCGGTCAGCCCGGTCTTGTCGTACACGCTGACCAGCGCGCGGCGTAGCGCCCGCCGGCCATCGGAGGTGGTGCTCATGGGATCGTGACCTTTCTTCCGGTGATGGTCCAGCCCTCGCGGACCAGCCGGCCGACCTGCTCGACGAGCTGGGCGCGCTCGGCAACCTTGATGCGTTCGGTGAGGGTTTCCTCGTTGTCGTCGTCGAGCACCGGCACCGTCACCTGGGCGACGATCGGTCCGGTGTCGACACCGGCGTCGACGAAGAAGAGCGTGGCGCCGGCGACCTTCACCCCGTAGGCGAGCGCGTCGCGCGGGCCGTGGATGCCGGGGAAGGCGGGCAGCAGCGCGTTGTGCGTGTTCAGGTAGCGGTCGCCGAAGGCGGCGAGGAAGTGCGGGCCGACGAGCTTGAGGAAGCCGGCCGAGACCACCAGGTCGGGTTTGTGTTCGGCGACGTGCGCGGCGAGCGCCCGGTCCCACTCGTCCCGGTCGGCGTACGCCTTGAGCGGGTCGACGAAGACCGGCACCCCTGCGGCGGTGGCCCGGTCGAGTCCGGCGATGCCGTCCCGGTCCGCGCCGACGGCGACCACCTGGGCGCCGTACGCCGGATCGGTGGCCGCGTCGAGCAACGCCTGCAGGTTGCTACCGGACCCGGAAATGAGGACGACGACACGGGCGGCCGACACGGGCTCAGTCACCCGAGCACCCTATCGGGCAGCTCAGCCCGGCTCTGCGGCGGCTCACGGTAATCCCCCGCCCGTGGCGCGGGCCGGTGTCGAAGGCGGGTGACGCGGGCGCGGGGCGCGCTCAGGGGCGG of the Micromonospora sp. NBC_01796 genome contains:
- a CDS encoding ABC transporter permease, with the translated sequence MFRYIVRRLLQMVLAFFGTTLIVYALMFAGQGDPIQALAGERPVTPAQRAYLTETFHLDKTGVGGFFYRYFDYIGNLLKGDLGMSLTQRKISDMISTAWPVTLKLALIGIAVAIIFGVSAGVIAGIRRGGFFDNATLLLTLLVLGIPTIVLAPLAQYFLGVKLGWFPPTAGAQPSFYALLLPGIVLGSLSLATALRLTRTSVAENMRSDYVRTAKSKGLPQRRIVGVHVLRNSLIPVVTFLGVELGNLMSGAIITEGVFNIPGIGFNLFRGIRTEDGPLVVGIVSILVVVYLICNLVVDVLYAVLDPRIRYV
- a CDS encoding ABC transporter permease codes for the protein MSDYGTVAASENPSARRGPTGEPGAPGKVEVLHKPRSLAGDAWRDLRRNPIFWVSLSLVVIVTLMAAFPSLLTSNDPTDCTLSRQHQGPTGGAIFGYNFQGCDIYARSVYGARASLLVGALSALLTGIIAVVVGMLAGYFGGWVDAVLSRVIDIVLGLPLLLAAIVLLKRISSDNQWARIAALIFVLAILGWTTAARVIRSSVISAKQQDYVAAARMLGAGNGRIMWRHILPNSLAPVVVVLTIALGAFIAAEATLSFLGIGLKEPTISWGMDIDAGRVHMRESATPLIVPSTFLALTVLAFIMLGDAIRDAFDPKLR
- a CDS encoding ABC transporter ATP-binding protein; translated protein: MSYLSAQPIAAPSARGGDHPHLLEVRDLHVQFNTRDGVAKVINGVSYHLDAGETLAVLGESGSGKSVTAQAIMGILDMPPAVIPSGQILYDGSDLLKMPEEQRRQVRGKEIAMIFQDALSALNPVFPVGWQIGETLRQREGLSRADARKRAIELMELVKIPAAKQRVGDYPHQFSGGMRQRVMIAMALALNPRVLIADEPTTALDVTVQAQIMDLLGDLRRELNMAMILITHDLGVVADVADRIAVMYAGRIVEHADVHSLYSRPGHPYTKGLLESIPRLDQRGQELSTIKGLPPNLMRIPSGCPFHPRCPYAQQVCVDVVPENRNLGNGRTSACHFAQEVLDGRL
- a CDS encoding ABC transporter ATP-binding protein produces the protein MAGSSATKVRGETILQVDNVVKHFPITQGIVFKKQIGAVKAVDGVSFELRRGETLGVVGESGCGKSTLARLLMRLETPTGGRAILEGQDIFKMSGSGLRRLRRNVQMVMQDPYTSLNPRMTVGDIIGEPYEIHPEVAPRGDRSRRVRELLDIVGLNPEHINRYPHQFSGGQRQRIGIARALALNPEVIVCDEPVSALDVSIQAQVINLLEKLQDELGLSYVFIAHDLSVVRHIADRVAVMYLGKIVEIGTNEEIYERPTHPYTQALLSAVPVPDPSARAHREIIRLTGDVPSPADPPSGCRFRTRCWKAQDICATQDPQLVLRAVDPHPSACHFAELKQVVA
- the purH gene encoding bifunctional phosphoribosylaminoimidazolecarboxamide formyltransferase/IMP cyclohydrolase yields the protein MSTTSDGRRALRRALVSVYDKTGLTELAQALHAAGVEIVSTGSTAATIAGAGIPVTQVEELTGFPETLDGRVKTLHPKVHAGLLADLRLDTHTAQLDELGIAPFDLLVSNLYPFTETVASGADFDACVEQIDIGGPAMVRAAAKNHASVAVVTSVQAYPSVLDALAGGGFTLGERRALAARAFADIAEYDVAVAQWFARDLASEREWPDFSGLALRRGATLRYGENPHQRAAVYLDPAAPAGLAQARQLHGKEMSYNNYVDADAAWRAANDFGPDLPVVAIIKHANPCGIATGVDVADAHRKAHACDPVSAFGGVIAVNQPVSVELAKQIADIFTEVVVAPDFAEGAVEVLAGKKNIRLLRVPAWQPASVEWRPVTGGVLAQSPDRIDAPGDDSANWRLVAGDNAAPELLRDLVFAWRAIRSVKSNAILLAADGATVGVGMGQVNRVDSARLAVSRAGADRARGAAAASDAFFPFADGLQVLLDAGVRGVVQPGGSVRDEEVIAAAQQAGLTMYFTGTRHFFH
- the purN gene encoding phosphoribosylglycinamide formyltransferase, encoding MTEPVSAARVVVLISGSGSNLQALLDAATDPAYGAQVVAVGADRDGIAGLDRATAAGVPVFVDPLKAYADRDEWDRALAAHVAEHKPDLVVSAGFLKLVGPHFLAAFGDRYLNTHNALLPAFPGIHGPRDALAYGVKVAGATLFFVDAGVDTGPIVAQVTVPVLDDDNEETLTERIKVAERAQLVEQVGRLVREGWTITGRKVTIP